A portion of the Plodia interpunctella isolate USDA-ARS_2022_Savannah chromosome 4, ilPloInte3.2, whole genome shotgun sequence genome contains these proteins:
- the Rab3-GEF gene encoding MAP kinase-activating death domain protein isoform X7 — translation MDIQKQQLCPRLVDYLTIVGAKPYTSGKGLAPVQAPELLRRYPLTNHDDFPLPLDMVYFCQPEGCVSVGPRRAPGHPASRDCSSFVFTLTDKDSGKTRYGICVNFYRGVERAPAAGGRERVLRRESWRKSMEKSSDSAFSSDYRSSNVAPSDSERDCSATLAPRVAAADSESGGSHSPSPRAARKRQRIRNHSLTSLCLLSHHPFFSTFRECLFILKKLIDACNESSSPRRVGASRQIFRDTVWSVLTGQAYDNTPTIVLHDVKEIETWILRLLSAPVPVPGKTRIELEVLSPTAHAPLLFALPDHTRFALVDFPLHLPLELLGVDTCLKVLTLILLENKVVVQSRDYNALSMSVMALVAMLYPLEYMFPAIPLLPCCMSCAEQLLLAPTPFLIGIPATFLTYKKNFRLPDDIWLVDLDATKLISPTGSDQDLPPLPEPEGSVLKNHLKQAMHLMGYAGAGALNSLTNTTAEQASALLMPSRRDSVGGATLKVQPASLRPTASGAQSAPHSSPESRRVSLSASAGHTPQRLSLASPQAQPFNALIYGNDVDSVDVATRVAMVRFFNSQNILANFMEHTRTLRLYPRPVVAFQINSFLRSRPRTTSFLNKFARTQAVEFLAEWSLTPCNVAFLRVQTGVFDPRQIGDKPKWFADSLQPIRFPVWDDGSSLNGALRQLQRQENQPTDESGSDSEGAESTSSSYSSLSDFVSEMVSSDLSPGGNPHQQHVIGETYSAVVQVPMTLSSSLDPKTVYSPPSSLMFGGSEGPARRSPSPSPTPSASSSDRSELSDDEPPALARPHDRAPPVKKSDTDSGSFGRESDSNSTTTPKTIVSRKQQDSSTSDSERALTPSHRTTHAKSTSSGVSRQASQTSLLEQFAAQAKELVRETTRQSSQEGLLAHMDKKGKVTDGEEKKMFAPFGQLTLHAKKAAEEASKSMQEASKSALEASKTATAVSKNTFEDLTYVSKSTFGDLTKSAKEVAAKKGLLIKGDSQDSTGSGNRRDSTALQTTNLLATTHRDFFSNISSDLNGLAASTSSMFSDFFGSKGKQTKPSESVSGSSATFGPFSQGARGLVQRSPLIRHAPPAAPPEPPHARPSANSENQAFLNDLVQHVLEGEGVGWLKLNRLKKLMEDESYRNMVLSKLNRNFNRKSTPNDKVDDVFVSKPIWKGMLKVLQAVVHGLEHTYSNFGLGGMASVFQLAEMAHTHYWSKELAALEPCVLPGSALADYRHNLDTPSSTSSSRKSSQADVPIVNYPDMDSADVQSTAEMFKDMLNQKRNLLFSKLTSFDSDVGRAGGAGKPRAASVFSSKSSLSGYRPPVGVPVTSPLTSPDTARTYLYQGLIGKERSNLWDQMQFWEDAFLDAVSQERDMIGMDQGANEMMERYKCLSETERKRLEHEEDRLLSTALYNLTAAMVLFGVEADITRNKVRRLLAKSHIGLVYSQEVNHLLDVVHTLHGNDIELKPLGSRLLRRATFTVHEADAAGELRFMEVRDDGLILRSTQGTIVERWWYERLVNMTYSPKIRVLCLWRKNGGQTQLHKYYTKKCKALYYCIKEAMEKSGRRQDAAELGGEFPVQDCASGEGGLIQVCMEGVGLLFHHSKFFVRLDHIRKCFTQNSGIFVLEEFNPKTRQIIQRKYKSIMADQICYAVLCVFSYFAAGQEQKKAILEQAARVPPSPQCPAPPPTPALPHTATSRFDPTLAPPDTSRRLSDSDAEPKPKTSPLAERRSPVSRAGEARASFAGGENATLGDGQRRILVDSHSRSAPESNRNVTDSRRTVKDQSRTVVESVADRQRRVADGAPLERHGSLSAKPDDVGAPQQPAGLSRSGSAPPRRPPPPSPARAPPLSRAQSQAAPPRPADPPCIPPRTSGGRGPGPPPALPPRQMSAAADLATANRTNAATAVSAASARRVSGAGLAAGGVAAVGGGVGAPFASTNPFTSPRHAEFVIPQRNNSRRSSTTDRN, via the exons TGACTATAGGAGCAGCAACGTGGCGCCGAGCGACTCGGAGCGCGACTGCAGCGCGACGCTGGCGCCGCGCGTCGCGGCCGCAGACTCCGAGAGCGGCGGCTCGCACTCGCCCAGCCCGCGCGCTGCCAGGAAGCGACAG CGAATACGGAACCACTCCCTAACATCGTTGTGCCTCCTGTCCCATCACCCATTCTTCTCCACATTCCGAGAGTGCCTATTTATCCTAAAGAAGTTAATAGATGCGTGCAACGAGTCTTCCAGTCCACGGCGTGTTGGGGCGTCCAGACAAATATTTAG GGATACAGTATGGTCGGTATTGACCGGACAGGCGTATGACAACACACCTACAATAGTTCTCCACGACGTGAAAGAGATAGAAACCTGGATCCTGCGGCTTTTATCTGCGCCAGTACCGGTGCCAGGCAAGACAAGGATAGAACTAGAAGTGCTATCGCCAACTGCGCACGCGCCGCTTTTGTTCGCGCTGCCCGATCATACGCGATTTGCGCTAGTTGATTTCCCTCTACATTTGCCTTTGGAACTTTTGG GCGTGGACACGTGCTTGAAAGTGCTAACTCTGATCCTGCTGGAAAACAAAGTGGTCGTCCAATCCAGAGACTACAACGCATTGTCTATGTCTGTCATGGCGCTGGTCGCCATGTTGTATCCCTTGGAGTACATGTTCCCGGCGATCCCACTGCTGCCATGTTGTATGAGCTGCGCCGAACAGCTGTTACTGGCACCCACACCCTTCCTCATTGGAATACCAGCAACGTTCCTAACCTATAAGAAGAATTTTAg ATTACCTGATGACATATGGCTTGTGGATTTGGATGCAACGAAACTTATTTCTCCAACTGGAAGCGATCAAGACCTGCCACCGTTGCCCGAACCAGAAGGTTCAGTGCTTAAAAACCACCTGAAACAG GCCATGCATCTCATGGGATACGCCGGAGCtggt GCTCTGAACAGTTTGACGAACACGACCGCGGAGCAAGCCTCTGCGCTTCTGATGCCGTCCAGAAGAGATAGCGTTGGAGGTGCAACGTTGAA GGTGCAGCCCGCGTCGCTCCGGCCAACGGCGTCGGGCGCGCAGTCGGCGCCGCACAGCAGCCCCGAGAGCCGCCGCGTGTCGCTGAGCGCCAGCGCCGGCCACACGCCGCAGCGGCTGTCGCTGGCCTCGCCGCAAGCGCAGCCCTTCAACGCGCTCATATATGGCAACGATGTCGACTCTGTCGACGTCGCAACGAGGGTCGCCATG GTGCGCTTCTTCAACTCTCAAAACATCTTAGCCAACTTTATGGAGCACACGCGGACTCTGCGACTGTACCCGAGACCGGTCGTGGCGTTCCAAATCAACAGTTTTCTGCGTTCGCGTCCTAGAACCACGTCCTTCCTTAATAAGTTCGCGAGAACTCAG GCTGTAGAGTTCTTAGCGGAATGGTCGCTGACGCCCTGCAACGTGGCGTTCCTCAGGGTACAAACTGGGGTGTTTGACCCTCGGCAAATTGGGGACAAACCGAAATGGTTCGCCGACTCCTTGCAGCCCATCCGCTTCCCCGTGTGGGACGACGGCAGCTCACTCAACGGCGCGCTGAGACAACTACAGAGGCAGGAGAACCAACCTACCG ATGAGAGCGGGTCAGACTCCGAAGGGGCAGAGAGCACAAGCTCGTCGTACTCATCCCTCAGTGACTTTGTATCCGAAATGGTTTCGTCCGATTTATCACCCg GTGGCAACCCACATCAGCAACACGTGATTGGTGAAACGTACAGCGCAGTGGTGCAGGTTCCGATGACTTTGTCTTCTTCTTTGGATCCAAAAACG GTGTATTCGCCGCCGTCGTCCCTCATGTTCGGAGGGTCGGAGGGTCCGGCGCGGCGGTCGCCCTCCCCCTCCCCGACGCCCTCCGCGTCCAGCTCCGACCGCAGCGAGCTGTCGGACGACGAGCCGCCAGCCTTGGCTCGTCCGCACGACCGTGCGCCCCCCGTCAAGAAAAGC GACACGGACAGCGGGAGTTTCGGGCGCGAGTCTGACTCAAACTCGACGACGACGCCGAAAACGATCGTCAGCCGCAAGCAGCAGGACAGCAGCACCAGTGACTCCGAGCGGGCCCTCACGCCCTCGCACCGGACCACGCACGCCAAG AGCACAAGCAGCGGCGTGTCCCGGCAAGCGTCGCAGACGTCGCTGCTGGAGCAGTTCGCGGCGCAGGCCAAGGAGCTCGTGCGGGAGACCACGCGCCAGAGTAGCCAGGAGGGCTTGCTGGCTCACATGGACAAG AAAGGAAAAGTGACTGATGGCGAAGAGAAGAAAATGTTTGCTCCTTTCGGTCAG TTAACGCTGCATGCCAAAAAAGCGGCAGAAGAAGCATCTAAAAGTATGCAAGAGGCATCGAAATCAGCGTTAGAAGCTAGCAAAACAGCGACCGCAGTCAGTAAGAACACCTTTGAAGACCTCACCTACGTCAGCAAGTCTACCTTCGGAGATCTCACTAAAAGCGCTAAAGAAGTTGCTGCGAAAAAAGGACTTCTAATCAAG GGTGACAGTCAAGACTCGACGGGTAGCGGCAATCGACGCGACTCGACGGCACTCCAAACTACTAATCTACTTGCGACCACGCACCGGGATTTCTTCTCCAACATTAGTTCCGATCTGAATGGGCTCGCAGCCTCCACTTCTAGCATGTTCAGTGACTTTTTCGGTTCTAAGG GCAAGCAGACGAAGCCCTCGGAGTCTGTGTCCGGGTCGTCGGCGACGTTTGGTCCGTTCTCGCAGGGCGCGCGCGGGCTGGTGCAGCGCTCGCCGCTCATCCGCCAcgcgccgcccgccgcccCGCCCGAGCCGCCGCACGCCAGGCCCTCCGCCAACTCCGAGAACCAGGCCTTCCTCAACGAT CTGGTACAGCATGTCCTGGAGGGCGAAGGCGTAGGTTGGCTGAAGCTGAACCGGTTGAAGAAGCTGATGGAGGACGAGTCCTACCGCAACATGGTGCTCAGTAAACTCAACAGGAACTTCAACCGCAAGTCCACGCCCAACGACAAAGTTGATGACGTG TTCGTAAGCAAGCCGATATGGAAGGGCATGTTGAAGGTGCTTCAGGCCGTAGTGCACGGGCTGGAGCACACGTATTCCAACTTCGGCCTGGGCGGCATGGCGTCGGTGTTCCAGCTGGCGGAGATGGCGCACACGCACTACTGGAGCAAGGAGCTGGCGGCGCTCGAGCCCTGCGTGCTGCCGGGCTCCGCACTCGCAGACTATAGGCACAATTTAGACACGCCTTCGTCTACGTCGTCATCGAGGAAGAGCTCGCAAGCGG ATGTTCCGATAGTCAACTATCCCGATATGGACTCCGCCGACGTTCAAAGCACTGCAGAAATGTTTAAAGACATGCTCAACCAGAAGAGGAACCTTCTCTTCAGTAAACTGACTTCATTCGACTCggac GTGGGTCGCGCCGGCGGGGCGGGGAAGCCGCGCGCGGCGAGCGTGTTCTCTTCAAAGTCCTCTCTCAGCGGGTATCGGCCGCCGGTCGGCGTGCCTGTCACTTCGCCGCTCACTTCGCCTGATACCGCCAGGACTTATCTTTATCAGGGACTTATTG GTAAAGAAAGGTCAAACCTTTGGGACCAAATGCAATTTTGGGAGGACGCTTTCCTCGACGCCGTGAGTCAAGAGCGGGATATGATAGGCATGGACCAGGGAGCGAACGAGATGATGGAGAGGTACAAGTGTCTCAGTGAGACGGAGAGAAAACGCCTCGAACATGAAGAGGACAGACTGCTGTCCACCGCTCTATACAACTTGACTGCGGCGATGGTTCTGTTCGGAGTTGAAGCGGATATCACACGGAACAAAGTGCGGAGGTTGCTCGCTAAGAGTCACATCGGGCTTGTGTACAGTCAGGAAGTCAATCACCTACTTGATGTCGTCCATACTTTG CATGGAAACGACATCGAGCTAAAGCCGCTGGGGTCCCGCTTGCTGCGGCGCGCGACGTTCACCGTGCACGAGGCTGACGCGGCCGGAGAACTGCGCTTCATGGAGGTTCGCGACGACGGCCTCATACTACGCTCCACGCAAG gTACAATTGTGGAACGATGGTGGTACGAGCGCCTCGTCAACATGACTTACAGTCCGAAAATACGAGTTTTGTGTCTTTGGAGGAAAAATGGTGGCCAGACGcagttacataaatattatactaaaaag TGTAAAGCCCTGTACTACTGCATTAAGGAGGCGATGGAGAAGAGTGGGCGACGGCAGGACGCGGCCGAGCTGGGGGGGGAGTTCCCGGTGCAAGACTGCGCCTCGGGGGAGGGCGGCCTCATACAG GTGTGCATGGAAGGCGTCGGTCTTCTGTTCCACCACAGCAAG TTCTTTGTGCGGCTCGATCATATTCGAAAATGCTTCACACAGAACAGCGGTATCTTCGTTTTAGAAGAATTta ATCCAAAAACCAGACAAATAATTCAAAGGAAGTACAAATCTATAATG GCGGATCAGATATGCTATGCAGTGTTGTGCGTGTTTTCCTACTTCGCGGCGGGACAGGAGCAGAAGAAGGCGATTCTGGAGCAGGCGGCGCGCGTGCCTCCCTCCCCACAGTGCCCCGCGCCGCCCCCCACGCCCGCGCTCCCCCATACGGCTACGTCTCGCTTCGACCCCACGCTTGCGCCTCCCGACACTTCTCGAAGACTTTCAGACAGCGATGCCGAGCCTAAACCCAAGACTAGCCCATTG GCAGAGCGACGTTCGCCAGTGAGCCGTGCGGGGGAGGCGCGAGCCAGCTTCGCAGGGGGCGAGAACGCTACTTTGGGGGATGGTCAGAGAAGAATTCTCGTTGACAGCCACAGTAGGAGTGCGCCGGAAAGCAACAGAAACGTGACGGATAGTCGCAGAACTGTGAAGGATCAAAGTAGAACCGTGGTAGAAAGCGTGGCTGACCGGCAAAGACGGGTGGCCGACGGCGCCCCCCTCGAACGACACGGTAGTTTGTCCGCTAAGCCTGACGACGTTGGCGCACCGCAG CAGCCGGCGGGCCTGTCGCGTTCGGGCAGCGCGCCCCCGCGGCGCCCCCCGCCCCCGTCGCCCGCGCGCGCGCCCCCGCTGTCGCGTGCGCAGTCGCAGgccgcgccgccgcgcccCGCTGACCCGCCCTGC ATCCCGCCGCGTACGAGCGGCGGGCGGGGCCCGGGACCGCCGCCCGCGCTGCCGCCGCGCCAGATGTCCGCCGCCGCCGACCTCGCCACCGCGAACAG AACAAATGCAGCGACGGCAGTGAGTGCTGCGAGCGCGCGGCGTGTGAGCGGCGCTGGGCTGGCGGCGGGTGGGGTAGCGGCGGTCGGGGGAGGGGTGGGGGCGCCCTTCGCCTCCACCAACCCGTTCACCTCCCCACGACACGCGGAGTTCGTCATACCACAGAGGAACAACTCGCGACGGTCGTCTACCACGGACCGAAACTGA